One window from the genome of Pseudomonas sp. L5B5 encodes:
- a CDS encoding MFS transporter: protein MANPYRELFKAPGSRAFVLAGMIARMPISMTGIGLITMLAQLHGGYALAGSVAATFALATAFCAPQVSRLVDRFGQGRVLPLAAGLGGGALLALLLCTRLQAPYWTLFLCAALAGCMPSMSAMVRARWTELYRGQPQLQTAYALESVLDEVCFIVGPPISVGLSVGLFPEAGPLVALLMLALGVALFVVQKSTEPPVHPHDEQHSGSIIRSAQIRLLLLLMTAMGVIVGVVDVVSVAFAQQQGQPAAASIVLSMYAAGSCLAGIAFGALKLSTPLPRLFMYSGIATALTTLPLLLAGNILGLSLAVFVAGLFFSPTLIVAMALVERIVPPAKLTEGLTWLVTGLGVGVALGAAGAGGLVDQFGAPSGFWLALAGGAVVLVAALQSYRHLR, encoded by the coding sequence ATGGCAAATCCCTACCGCGAGTTGTTCAAGGCCCCCGGCAGCCGCGCGTTCGTGCTGGCCGGGATGATCGCGCGCATGCCGATCTCCATGACCGGCATCGGCCTGATCACCATGCTCGCGCAACTGCACGGCGGCTACGCCCTGGCCGGCTCGGTGGCGGCTACCTTCGCCCTGGCCACGGCCTTCTGTGCTCCCCAGGTCTCGCGCCTGGTGGACCGTTTCGGCCAGGGCCGGGTACTGCCCCTGGCGGCTGGCCTGGGCGGTGGTGCGCTACTGGCGCTGTTGCTGTGCACGCGTCTGCAAGCTCCGTACTGGACCCTGTTCCTCTGCGCGGCCCTGGCCGGTTGCATGCCCAGCATGTCGGCCATGGTCCGGGCTCGCTGGACCGAGCTGTACCGTGGCCAGCCGCAACTGCAGACTGCCTACGCCCTGGAATCGGTGCTGGACGAGGTGTGCTTCATTGTCGGTCCGCCGATCTCGGTCGGCCTCAGCGTCGGCCTGTTTCCCGAGGCCGGGCCGCTGGTGGCGCTGCTGATGCTGGCGCTGGGGGTGGCGCTGTTCGTGGTGCAGAAGTCCACCGAGCCGCCGGTGCACCCACATGACGAGCAGCATTCGGGTTCGATCATTCGCTCGGCGCAGATCCGCCTGCTGTTGCTGCTGATGACCGCCATGGGCGTGATCGTCGGCGTGGTGGACGTGGTCAGCGTGGCCTTCGCCCAGCAGCAGGGCCAGCCGGCGGCGGCGAGCATCGTGCTGTCGATGTACGCTGCGGGTTCGTGCCTGGCGGGCATTGCCTTCGGGGCGCTGAAACTGTCCACGCCGTTGCCCCGGCTGTTCATGTACAGCGGCATCGCCACTGCGTTGACCACCTTGCCGCTGTTGCTGGCCGGCAACATCCTCGGCCTGTCGCTGGCGGTGTTCGTCGCCGGGCTATTCTTCTCGCCAACCCTGATCGTTGCCATGGCCCTGGTGGAGCGCATCGTGCCGCCGGCCAAGCTGACCGAGGGCCTGACCTGGCTGGTGACCGGCCTGGGGGTGGGCGTCGCCCTGGGGGCCGCCGGTGCCGGCGGCCTGGTGGACCAGTTCGGCGCCCCCAGCGGCTTCTGGCTGGCCCTGGCCGGCGGCGCGGTGGTGCTGGTGGCGGCCCTGCAGAGCTATCGGCACCTGCGCTGA
- a CDS encoding siderophore-interacting protein has protein sequence MSSAQSLTDILAQGLRKLTGIHRSKPKGYRVINVELKQRIDLSPSLVRLVFAGEDIAQARTLAPDQRIKLLFPAADGSLPQVPVEGDWHAARRKLPVEQQPPMRTYTIRALRLQPAELDVDFVLHGVNGPASSWATCAQPGDRLQMVVPNKAFSGDPGGYEWQPPAGIRKVLLMGDETALPAIAGILEELKEYPDYPDVQVFIEVPCESDCVDLHCHPLTRLSWLPRDVLAAHHGEPLIHAARELAELPPASAGRRPVKAGREELERPWETATPADNHFYAWVAGESATVMNIRRHLINERGQERRNLTLMGYWRMGTSLG, from the coding sequence ATGTCCTCCGCCCAATCGCTGACTGACATCCTCGCCCAAGGCTTACGCAAACTGACCGGTATCCACCGATCGAAACCAAAGGGCTACCGGGTGATCAATGTCGAGCTCAAGCAGCGTATCGATCTCAGTCCATCCCTGGTGCGACTGGTGTTCGCTGGCGAGGACATCGCCCAGGCCCGCACCCTGGCGCCGGACCAGCGCATCAAGCTGTTGTTTCCCGCCGCCGATGGCAGCCTGCCGCAAGTGCCGGTCGAAGGTGACTGGCATGCCGCGCGGCGCAAGCTGCCGGTCGAGCAGCAACCACCGATGCGCACCTACACCATCCGCGCCCTGCGCCTGCAGCCGGCGGAGCTGGATGTGGACTTCGTGCTGCACGGGGTCAACGGGCCGGCGTCGAGCTGGGCGACCTGCGCGCAACCCGGTGACCGGCTGCAGATGGTGGTGCCGAACAAGGCTTTCAGCGGCGATCCTGGCGGTTATGAGTGGCAGCCGCCGGCAGGCATTCGCAAGGTCCTGCTGATGGGCGATGAAACCGCCCTGCCGGCGATTGCCGGAATTCTCGAGGAGCTAAAGGAGTACCCGGACTATCCGGATGTGCAGGTGTTCATCGAGGTGCCCTGCGAAAGCGACTGCGTCGACCTGCACTGCCATCCACTGACCCGGCTGAGCTGGCTGCCCCGCGATGTACTCGCCGCCCACCATGGCGAACCGCTGATCCACGCGGCCCGGGAGCTGGCCGAGCTGCCACCGGCGAGCGCCGGGCGCCGGCCGGTCAAGGCCGGACGCGAGGAGCTCGAGCGCCCCTGGGAAACCGCCACTCCGGCGGACAATCATTTCTATGCCTGGGTGGCCGGCGAGTCGGCCACGGTGATGAACATTCGCCGCCACCTGATCAACGAGCGCGGCCAGGAGCGACGCAACCTGACCCTGATGGGCTACTGGCGCATGGGCACCTCCCTGGGCTGA
- a CDS encoding thioesterase II family protein codes for MTQLNLLCLPYSGASAMVYSRWRRKLPQWLHLAPVELPGRGARYVEPLHTDMRELARQLAGEIQATLRAPYALFGHSLGALLACELAHALRALGCPEPVALFASGTAAPTLRTEYDRGFAEPKTDAQLIEQLRTLNGTSEEVLANQELMSLTLPILRADFLLCGRFRPVQRPLLNCPVHVLGGKADRATTEQLIGWSKETNGSFSVDMLAGGHFFIHEHETKVLSLIKGHLDVHRRRHLPEMALSL; via the coding sequence GTGACTCAGTTGAACCTGCTGTGCCTGCCGTACTCCGGAGCCAGCGCCATGGTCTACAGCCGCTGGCGGCGCAAGTTGCCGCAATGGCTGCACCTGGCACCGGTGGAGTTGCCCGGGCGTGGCGCCCGTTATGTCGAGCCCCTGCACACCGACATGCGCGAACTGGCCAGGCAACTGGCCGGGGAAATCCAGGCCACCTTGCGCGCGCCCTATGCCTTGTTCGGCCATAGCCTGGGAGCGCTGCTGGCCTGCGAACTGGCCCATGCCCTGCGGGCCCTGGGCTGTCCGGAACCGGTGGCGCTGTTCGCCTCGGGAACCGCCGCGCCGACCCTGCGTACCGAGTACGACCGTGGGTTTGCCGAGCCCAAGACGGACGCGCAGTTGATCGAGCAACTGCGCACCCTCAACGGCACCAGCGAGGAAGTGCTGGCCAACCAGGAACTGATGAGCCTGACGTTGCCGATCCTGCGGGCCGACTTCCTGTTGTGCGGCCGTTTCCGCCCCGTGCAGCGTCCGCTGCTCAATTGCCCGGTGCACGTGCTGGGCGGCAAGGCCGACCGTGCCACCACCGAGCAGTTGATCGGCTGGAGCAAGGAAACCAACGGCAGTTTCTCCGTGGACATGCTGGCCGGCGGGCATTTCTTCATTCATGAGCATGAGACCAAGGTGCTGAGCTTGATCAAGGGCCACCTCGACGTGCACCGGCGCCGCCACCTGCCAGAAATGGCCCTCTCCCTGTAG